A genomic segment from Luteolibacter ambystomatis encodes:
- a CDS encoding glycoside hydrolase N-terminal domain-containing protein, which translates to MRCLFALLLSVCCLTASPSELWYPQPAGTEAEAFPLGDGNGQPWRVYGDPKKERIEQGDTRITLEWLDGDQEPRNYRRALDLDTGVATATWKRGGSTITCTELASLADDVFLIHLLADMPGALGFRTGFAEPGTKPTGNRGELAASKSRLWVFPFESEVAPEGNDMVVRGEGEALIVVSTGAGSLAKLAAKYDPGAEHPDASKLWHKALEAHVSAHRTRMGGCVIDLGGHEAAAKPTDERLKASNWQTNDPGLAVLMDQYGRYLTRLCLPATVKSDVRSKLVEEKNGTVILLPALPEEWKDGSVKNLPVGAAEMIPEYTVDMAWKDGRVTQYEIHRSQPTGPEKVKVRINGSETETTVR; encoded by the coding sequence ATGCGCTGCCTGTTCGCCCTCCTGCTTTCCGTCTGCTGCCTGACAGCCTCGCCGTCCGAGCTGTGGTACCCCCAGCCGGCGGGGACGGAGGCCGAAGCGTTTCCTTTGGGTGACGGAAACGGGCAGCCATGGCGGGTCTATGGAGATCCCAAAAAGGAACGCATCGAGCAAGGTGACACCCGGATCACCCTTGAGTGGCTGGATGGCGATCAGGAGCCCCGGAACTACCGCCGCGCCCTCGATCTGGACACCGGGGTGGCCACGGCCACCTGGAAGCGGGGCGGCAGCACGATCACCTGCACGGAACTGGCCAGCCTCGCGGACGATGTCTTCCTGATCCATCTGCTGGCGGACATGCCCGGCGCGCTTGGTTTCCGAACGGGTTTCGCCGAACCGGGAACAAAACCCACCGGAAATCGCGGCGAACTGGCTGCAAGCAAATCCCGGCTGTGGGTCTTCCCCTTCGAATCCGAAGTCGCCCCCGAGGGCAATGACATGGTGGTGCGCGGCGAAGGAGAAGCCCTGATCGTGGTGTCCACCGGGGCGGGCAGCCTCGCGAAGCTGGCCGCGAAATATGATCCGGGGGCCGAACACCCGGATGCCAGCAAGCTCTGGCACAAGGCGCTGGAAGCCCACGTCTCCGCACACCGGACCCGCATGGGCGGCTGCGTGATCGATCTCGGTGGCCACGAAGCGGCCGCCAAACCCACCGACGAGCGGCTGAAGGCCTCCAACTGGCAAACCAATGATCCGGGCCTGGCGGTTCTGATGGACCAATACGGACGCTACCTGACCCGCCTCTGCCTGCCCGCCACGGTGAAGAGCGACGTCCGCTCCAAGTTGGTCGAGGAAAAGAACGGCACCGTGATCCTGCTCCCCGCACTCCCGGAGGAATGGAAAGACGGCTCGGTGAAAAACCTCCCGGTCGGCGCGGCGGAAATGATTCCCGAATACACCGTGGACATGGCTTGGAAGGACGGACGGGTCACCCAATACGAAATCCACCGCTCCCAACCCACAGGGCCGGAGAAAGTCAAAGTGCGAATAAACGGCTCCGAAACCGAGACAACAGTCCGGTAA
- the rpsB gene encoding 30S ribosomal protein S2 — MINELISEMVDAGVHYGHQTKKWNPKMKPFLMKDKGGIYIINLEKTVQQLDKAADFLSELAGKGKKILFVGCKRQAQDAVREAAEATGQFYVNHRWLGGMLTNSATVRKSVERLKYLENIEKQPEFKAMSKKELAALGREREKLLRNLKGVRGMEQKPDAVVIVDSARESIAVAEARRLEIPIVAIVDTNADPSVVQYPIPANDDAIRSIRIVLQNLVDAIVVSAKA, encoded by the coding sequence ATGATCAACGAACTTATCTCCGAGATGGTGGACGCCGGCGTCCACTACGGTCACCAGACCAAGAAGTGGAACCCGAAGATGAAGCCCTTCCTCATGAAGGACAAGGGTGGCATCTACATCATCAACCTCGAAAAGACCGTCCAGCAGCTCGACAAGGCCGCTGACTTCCTTTCCGAGCTTGCCGGCAAGGGTAAGAAGATCCTTTTCGTCGGCTGCAAGCGCCAGGCCCAGGACGCCGTCCGTGAGGCCGCCGAGGCGACCGGCCAGTTCTACGTGAACCACCGCTGGCTCGGTGGCATGCTCACCAACAGCGCCACCGTGCGCAAGTCGGTCGAGCGCCTCAAGTACCTCGAAAACATCGAGAAGCAGCCGGAATTCAAGGCCATGTCCAAGAAGGAGCTCGCCGCCCTCGGCCGTGAGCGCGAGAAGCTCCTGCGCAACCTCAAGGGCGTGCGCGGCATGGAGCAGAAGCCGGACGCCGTGGTGATCGTGGACTCCGCCCGTGAGTCCATCGCCGTGGCTGAGGCCCGCCGCCTGGAAATCCCGATCGTCGCGATCGTGGACACCAATGCCGACCCGTCCGTGGTGCAGTACCCGATCCCGGCCAACGACGACGCGATCCGCTCGATCCGCATCGTGCTCCAGAACCTGGTGGACGCCATCGTCGTCTCCGCCAAGGCCTGA
- the tsf gene encoding translation elongation factor Ts, with product MITASLVNDLRKKTNAGMMDCKRALEETQGDLEAAAKLLREKGIVKASSKADRAANEGIITARLSENGKSGILLEVNCETDFVSRNDNFQGFVNGLADTLIASSAADLDAAQQVSFLGAPVEETVKAKIAEVGENLQFRKYVRFDAAGEGAVSSYIHMGGKVGVLIEVGAGNAETASTAGFRELVKDLTLHIAAAAPRGLSREDIPADVVEAEKDIFRAQLADSGKPANIIENIINGKIAKYFAESCFLEQGFVKDPDTSITKLLEAKGKELGDTLTVRRFVRFGLGE from the coding sequence ATGATCACCGCTTCCCTCGTCAACGACCTCCGCAAGAAGACCAACGCCGGCATGATGGACTGCAAGCGCGCCCTCGAAGAGACCCAGGGCGACCTTGAAGCCGCCGCGAAGCTCCTGCGCGAGAAGGGCATCGTGAAGGCCTCCTCGAAGGCCGACCGCGCCGCCAACGAAGGCATCATCACCGCCCGCCTCTCCGAGAACGGCAAGTCCGGCATCCTCCTCGAAGTGAACTGCGAGACCGACTTCGTGTCCCGCAACGACAACTTCCAGGGCTTCGTCAACGGCCTCGCCGACACCCTCATCGCCAGCAGCGCCGCCGATCTCGACGCCGCCCAGCAGGTGTCCTTCCTCGGTGCTCCGGTGGAAGAAACCGTGAAGGCCAAGATCGCCGAAGTCGGTGAGAACCTCCAGTTCCGCAAGTATGTCCGCTTCGACGCCGCCGGTGAAGGCGCCGTGTCCTCCTACATCCACATGGGTGGCAAGGTCGGCGTGCTCATCGAAGTCGGTGCTGGCAATGCCGAAACCGCCTCCACCGCCGGCTTCCGCGAACTGGTGAAGGACCTCACCCTCCACATCGCCGCCGCCGCTCCGCGCGGTCTGTCCCGCGAGGACATCCCGGCCGACGTGGTGGAAGCGGAGAAGGACATCTTCCGCGCCCAGCTCGCCGACTCCGGCAAGCCGGCCAACATCATCGAGAACATCATCAACGGCAAGATCGCCAAGTACTTCGCCGAGAGCTGCTTCCTCGAGCAGGGCTTCGTGAAGGACCCGGACACCTCCATCACCAAGCTGCTCGAAGCCAAGGGTAAGGAGCTCGGCGACACGCTCACCGTGCGCCGCTTCGTCCGCTTCGGCCTCGGCGAATAA
- a CDS encoding LamG-like jellyroll fold domain-containing protein encodes MHTETDFTRMRAKVKSGQSPWKEGWDKLCASSQAQLNWKPRPTEIVVRGGQGQNFPLLFNDVHASYQLALRWKISGETSYADKAVEILNAWSGTMKELNGNADRFLGVGIYGYQFANAAEIMRTYPGWKREDFARFQQMMLKVFYPKNQQFLQGHNGAAITNYWANWDLCNIAAMQAIGILCDRRDIYDEAMSYFQNGKGNGAFDKAIYYVHDGNLGQWQEAGRDQGHTTLGIALMGPIMETAWNQGQDWYSRDNNRFLAGAEYVAKYNLGQDVPFEPYIWGTGPKGDRKEQTVVSADGRPAFRAGYELVYNHYVNRMGLAAPYSAQFAAHVRPEGGGGGHASSFDQLGFGTLTATRDPEVKYPKPSGLVVRKREGKAVLSWWGAQGAESYTVKRATTAEGPYTTVAGGIKDLLTYTDAPAGNSFYTVTATKAGKESAPSNVVSFASAPVQGVYLKFDETAGTTVANAASSSATGLLPNKGLWSQGRMGNAVLLNGKDQYVQLPAGVVSKLSGFTIATWVNLESTATWSRIFDFGDDRGQWMYLTPNRGNGMPRFEVSTVYGYNAQRIEGTIAFPAKEWVHVAVTLSGGKGTLYLNGVEAGSNPAIDFPPFRLGNTPRNWIGRSQTDRDPYLNGKVDEFRIYDGALTPAQIAELAKAK; translated from the coding sequence ATGCACACGGAGACGGACTTCACCCGGATGCGGGCGAAGGTGAAGTCGGGGCAGAGTCCTTGGAAGGAAGGCTGGGACAAGTTGTGCGCAAGCTCGCAGGCGCAGTTGAATTGGAAGCCACGGCCCACGGAGATCGTCGTCCGGGGCGGGCAGGGGCAGAACTTCCCACTGCTCTTCAATGACGTGCATGCGTCGTACCAACTGGCGTTGCGGTGGAAGATCAGCGGTGAGACGTCCTATGCGGACAAGGCGGTCGAGATTCTCAACGCGTGGTCTGGCACGATGAAGGAGCTCAATGGAAACGCGGACCGCTTCCTGGGCGTGGGCATCTACGGCTACCAGTTCGCGAATGCCGCGGAGATCATGCGCACCTATCCGGGCTGGAAGCGCGAGGACTTCGCCCGTTTCCAGCAGATGATGCTGAAGGTGTTTTACCCGAAGAACCAACAGTTCCTCCAAGGGCACAACGGCGCGGCCATCACCAACTACTGGGCGAACTGGGATCTGTGCAACATCGCCGCCATGCAGGCGATCGGCATCCTGTGCGACCGACGCGACATCTATGACGAGGCGATGTCCTATTTCCAAAACGGCAAGGGCAATGGAGCCTTCGACAAGGCGATCTACTATGTCCACGATGGCAATCTCGGCCAGTGGCAGGAAGCCGGGCGCGACCAGGGTCACACCACGCTCGGCATCGCGCTGATGGGGCCGATCATGGAGACGGCGTGGAACCAGGGGCAGGATTGGTACAGCCGGGACAACAATCGCTTCCTCGCCGGCGCGGAGTATGTGGCGAAGTACAACCTCGGGCAGGACGTGCCCTTCGAGCCGTACATCTGGGGCACGGGGCCGAAGGGGGATCGCAAGGAACAAACGGTCGTGTCCGCAGACGGGCGTCCTGCTTTCCGGGCTGGATATGAACTGGTCTACAACCATTACGTAAACCGCATGGGTCTCGCGGCTCCGTATTCGGCGCAGTTCGCCGCGCATGTGCGACCGGAAGGCGGTGGCGGCGGACATGCCTCGTCTTTCGACCAACTCGGTTTCGGCACGTTGACCGCCACCCGCGATCCGGAGGTGAAGTATCCCAAGCCGAGCGGCCTCGTTGTCCGCAAGCGCGAGGGCAAGGCGGTGCTATCGTGGTGGGGAGCGCAGGGGGCGGAGTCCTACACCGTAAAACGTGCGACCACGGCGGAGGGGCCTTATACGACCGTCGCTGGTGGCATCAAGGATCTGCTCACCTACACGGATGCGCCTGCCGGAAATAGCTTCTACACTGTCACGGCCACGAAGGCGGGGAAAGAAAGCGCGCCCTCCAATGTGGTGAGCTTTGCATCTGCGCCGGTGCAAGGCGTCTATCTGAAGTTCGATGAGACCGCTGGCACGACCGTGGCGAATGCCGCGTCTTCTTCCGCCACAGGTCTCCTTCCGAACAAAGGTCTGTGGTCGCAAGGACGCATGGGCAATGCGGTGTTGCTGAATGGCAAGGACCAGTATGTGCAACTGCCTGCGGGCGTCGTGAGCAAGCTCTCCGGTTTTACCATCGCCACCTGGGTGAATCTTGAATCCACGGCGACGTGGTCACGGATCTTCGACTTCGGCGATGACCGCGGCCAGTGGATGTACCTCACACCGAACCGAGGGAATGGCATGCCGCGGTTCGAGGTTTCCACGGTCTACGGTTACAACGCCCAGCGCATCGAAGGCACGATCGCGTTTCCGGCCAAGGAATGGGTGCATGTCGCGGTGACGCTGTCCGGTGGAAAGGGAACGCTCTACCTCAATGGCGTGGAAGCAGGCAGCAACCCGGCCATCGACTTTCCGCCGTTCCGCCTCGGCAACACGCCGCGGAATTGGATCGGCCGCTCACAAACCGACCGTGATCCGTATCTCAACGGCAAGGTGGACGAGTTCCGTATCTACGATGGCGCGCTGACGCCTGCGCAAATCGCGGAGCTGGCGAAGGCCAAATGA
- the rlmN gene encoding 23S rRNA (adenine(2503)-C(2))-methyltransferase RlmN: MTDPQPALTGMNPETLAEWLKGEGEPAFRAGQILNWIWKKKVASIDGMTNLSAALRAKLAEHFRLHALEHTHTQGSKDTTRKFLFRLHDHRYVESVLIPANPALYGEKSDRRTLCVSSQVGCAYGCKFCASGLAGFTRNLQPSEIAGQVLAAEMLSGERVDNLVFMGMGEPLANLDNLLAAVSIITSDWGLHLGARHLTISTSGLVPQIQKLADHPQQIRLAISLHGATDDVRGQIMPVNKKWGTAELFGALDYWNSKKKQHLTLEYILIDNVNDSLEQARILAGHARRLNAKVNLIPYNTVEGLEWVRPSETRCKAFRDILKNAGVSATLRLEKGHDIDAACGQLRLKQETEEGIIEAPMKQR; encoded by the coding sequence GTGACCGATCCGCAGCCCGCCCTGACCGGAATGAACCCCGAAACCCTCGCCGAATGGCTGAAGGGTGAGGGCGAACCCGCGTTCCGGGCCGGGCAGATCCTCAACTGGATCTGGAAAAAGAAGGTCGCCTCGATCGACGGGATGACCAATCTGTCCGCCGCCCTGCGTGCGAAGCTGGCGGAGCATTTCCGCCTCCACGCGCTGGAGCACACCCACACCCAGGGCAGCAAGGACACCACCCGCAAATTCCTCTTCCGCCTCCACGACCACCGCTACGTGGAAAGCGTCCTCATTCCGGCCAACCCCGCCCTCTATGGCGAGAAATCGGACCGCCGCACCCTCTGCGTGTCCTCCCAGGTCGGCTGCGCCTATGGCTGCAAGTTCTGTGCCTCCGGTCTCGCCGGATTCACCCGCAATCTCCAGCCATCCGAAATCGCCGGTCAGGTGCTGGCGGCGGAAATGCTCAGCGGCGAGCGCGTGGACAACCTCGTCTTCATGGGCATGGGCGAACCGCTGGCGAACCTCGACAACCTGCTCGCCGCAGTCTCGATCATCACCTCGGACTGGGGACTCCATCTTGGTGCGCGCCATCTGACGATCTCCACTTCCGGCCTCGTCCCGCAGATTCAAAAGCTGGCCGATCACCCGCAGCAGATCCGCCTGGCGATCTCGCTCCACGGCGCGACCGACGATGTCCGCGGCCAGATCATGCCGGTGAACAAGAAGTGGGGCACCGCCGAACTCTTCGGCGCGCTCGACTACTGGAACTCGAAGAAGAAGCAGCACCTCACGCTCGAGTACATCCTGATCGACAACGTGAACGACTCGCTCGAGCAAGCCCGCATCCTCGCCGGGCATGCCCGGCGTTTGAACGCAAAGGTGAATCTGATCCCCTACAACACCGTCGAGGGATTGGAGTGGGTGCGCCCGAGCGAAACCCGCTGCAAGGCCTTCCGCGATATTCTCAAGAACGCCGGCGTTTCCGCGACCCTGCGTCTCGAAAAGGGCCACGACATCGACGCCGCCTGCGGCCAGCTCCGTCTCAAGCAAGAGACTGAAGAGGGCATCATCGAAGCTCCGATGAAGCAGCGTTGA
- a CDS encoding YebC/PmpR family DNA-binding transcriptional regulator, with protein sequence MGRAFECRRRAKEARWDTMSRVFPKLSKAITMAAKNGGPDPAGNAPLRMAIANAKAQNLPKDKIDAAIKRAAGNDAADIVEVYYEGKGPHGSLFYIECATDNTNRSVVNLKTIFNKNGGQIVQSGQLDFMFNRKAVVEFEVTPDMNLEEIEFALIDSGLEELNVEDGLARAIAPYTEFSALTQGVEGLGIATKKAGLERIPTTPVELTEAQMDEVQVILDKVEDDDDVQVVFTNIA encoded by the coding sequence ATGGGAAGAGCCTTTGAATGCCGACGCCGCGCCAAGGAAGCACGCTGGGACACGATGTCTCGGGTGTTCCCGAAGCTTTCCAAAGCCATCACCATGGCCGCGAAGAACGGCGGCCCGGACCCGGCGGGCAATGCCCCGCTGCGCATGGCCATCGCCAATGCCAAGGCCCAGAACCTGCCGAAGGACAAGATCGACGCCGCCATCAAGCGCGCCGCCGGCAATGACGCTGCGGACATCGTGGAAGTCTACTACGAGGGCAAGGGCCCGCACGGCAGCCTGTTCTACATCGAGTGCGCCACGGACAACACCAACCGCTCGGTGGTGAACCTCAAGACCATCTTCAACAAGAACGGCGGCCAGATCGTGCAGAGCGGCCAGCTCGACTTCATGTTCAACCGCAAGGCGGTGGTGGAGTTCGAGGTCACGCCGGACATGAATCTTGAGGAAATCGAGTTCGCCCTGATCGACAGCGGTCTGGAGGAACTCAATGTCGAGGACGGCCTCGCCCGCGCGATCGCCCCCTACACGGAATTCTCCGCTTTGACCCAGGGCGTCGAAGGCCTCGGCATCGCCACCAAGAAAGCCGGCCTGGAGCGCATCCCGACCACTCCGGTGGAACTCACCGAGGCCCAGATGGACGAGGTGCAGGTGATTCTCGACAAGGTCGAGGATGACGACGACGTGCAGGTGGTGTTCACCAACATTGCCTGA
- the nth gene encoding endonuclease III has product MTKPERAAHVSRRLEELYPETPIPLDHTDSFTLLIAVLLSAQCTDVRVNQITPALFARANTPQAMMKVPEEEIREIIRPCGLSPQKSSAISRLSRILVEEHGGGVPADFDALEALPGVGHKTASVVMSQAFGVPAFPVDTHIHRLAKRWKLSSGKNVVQTERDLKKLFPRDRWNKLHLQIIFYGREYCSARGCDGTKCPICRELSERKTPAKS; this is encoded by the coding sequence ATGACGAAACCGGAGCGTGCCGCCCACGTGTCCCGCCGCTTGGAAGAGTTGTATCCGGAAACCCCGATTCCGCTCGACCACACGGACTCCTTCACGCTGCTGATCGCGGTGCTGCTGTCCGCGCAGTGTACGGACGTGCGGGTCAATCAGATCACGCCAGCCTTGTTCGCCCGCGCGAACACACCGCAGGCGATGATGAAGGTGCCGGAGGAAGAGATCCGTGAGATCATCCGTCCGTGTGGCCTTTCGCCGCAGAAATCATCCGCGATTTCGCGGCTGTCCCGCATTCTCGTGGAGGAGCACGGCGGCGGGGTGCCCGCGGATTTCGATGCCTTGGAGGCGCTGCCGGGTGTGGGCCACAAGACCGCCTCGGTGGTGATGTCCCAGGCTTTCGGCGTGCCCGCCTTTCCGGTCGATACGCACATCCACCGGCTGGCGAAGAGATGGAAACTGAGCTCCGGGAAAAACGTGGTCCAGACCGAGCGCGATCTGAAGAAGCTCTTCCCGCGCGATCGTTGGAACAAACTCCACCTCCAGATCATTTTCTACGGCCGCGAATACTGCTCCGCCCGCGGTTGTGATGGCACCAAGTGCCCGATCTGCCGCGAATTGTCCGAACGGAAGACGCCTGCGAAATCGTAA